The DNA window ATTCTGCCAAGGCGCGAAATCGTGCGGCAGCATCCGCCACGCGCACCCCGTGCGCACCACGTAGCAACACGCCTCCAGGATGCTCCGGCGCGACACGCGGGGCGGTTGACCCCGCCCGCCCGGCATCTCAAAGAGAGCGGCGACCAAGTCCCACTCCGCATCGGTCAGACAACTTGGGTAGCTTTGGTCGGGGTCGTGGCGACGATGCGCATCCGTATACCCATACCGACGCGGCGTTGCGCGCGCTTGCGCCTCGAGACCACTCTCGCCCCGGAGGCGCGTGACGCCCGCCTCCCGCAAGGACTTGCGAATCGTTGCTTCATGAGCCTCGATTCCCGTCCGTGCCGCGAGTTCCCGGGCAATCTCTGACAGCGTGGAGGTCGGGCGATCCGTGACAATTTGACGCAATACCGCTTGCTCCGCCTCGTGAATCTTGGGGGGACGACCAGCTTTCGACATCAGCGCACACCAGCTCAGTTGTAGACTGGTATACAAATAGCAGCTCAATTATTTTTGTCTACACCCTCTAAGAAACTGTTCATTTACAGGTTCCCGATATTTGTCCGACAGGGTGATTTTCCGGAAAAGATTTGACCGGTTTTCCGTTCGTCCTGAGCTTGTCGAAGCCTGTCATGAGCTTGTCGAATGGGACGAACGGAAAACCTCGCTCCGAGGCCGACATTGCATCCGTTCATGGTTCGACAAGCTCACCACGAACGGATGCAATGTCACCACGAACGGCTGCAATGTCACCACGAACGGCTGCAATGTCACCACGAACGGCTGCAATGTCACCACGAATCGCGCGTAACGATGCGTCCGTGACGGACGCGGTTCAATGCGCCTCGTCCCAATTCTCGCCAACGCCAATATCCACGATCAGCGGAACCGCCAGTTCGGCCGCCGACTCCATGGCGCTCCGAATCCGCACGCTGGCTATCTCGACGGCATCCTCCGCCACCTCGAACACCAGTTCGTCATGGACCTGCATGATCATGCGAACCGGCGGGCGTTCCGACTGAATCCATTGATCCAGCGCGATCATGGCGCGCTTGATGATGTCGGCGGCGGTGCCCTGCATGGGGGCGTTGATGGCGGTGCGCTCGGCGCCCGCGCGTCGCCCCTGGTTGCTGTGGCCGATGTCGGCGAGATAGAGCCGACGCCCGAACAGGGTTTCGACATAGCGGTCTTCGCGGGCCTGGGCGCGGATGCGGTCCATGAACGCCCGCACCCCCGGATAGCGGGCGAAATAGCGGTCCACGTACTCCTGGGCGGCGCCCCGCTCGATGCCGAGCTGACGCGCCAGTCCAAAGGCCGACATGCCATAGATGAGCCCGAAATTGATCGCTTTGGCCGAACGACGCTGTTCGCTGGTCACTGACTCGGGTGCGAGACCCAGAATCTCCGCCGCCGTGGCGCGGTGGATGTCCTGGCCCGTGACGAAGGCGTTGAGCAGCCGTTCGTCGCCGGAGAGATGGGCCATGATCCGCAGCTCGATCTGCGAGTAGTCGGCGGCGAGCATCCGGTATCCCGGCTCCGCGATGAAGGCACGACGGATCAGCCGGCCTTCCTCGGTGCGGATGGGGATGTTCTGTAGATTCGGATCGCTGGACGACAGGCGCCCGGTGGCGGCGACCGCCTGATGGTAAGAGGTATGCACCCGCCCGGTTTCGGGGTTGACCATCTGGGGCAGCTTGTCGGTGTAGGTGGATTTGAGTTTCGAAAGACTGCGGTGTTGGAGGATGAGACCGGGGAGTTCATGACCGTCCGCCGCCAGTCGCTCCAGCACGTCCTCGGAGGTGGACGGCGCGCCCTTGGGGGTCTTGGCGACCACCGGCAGACCCAGCTCCTCGAAGAATATGGCCCCGATCTGCTTGGGCGAGCCGATGTTGAACGGATGGCGGGCGCTCGCGTATGCCTGGGTCTCCAGCTCGGCGATGCGCCGGCCCAGATCCTGGCTCTGACGGGCCAGCAGGCCGCTGTCGATCCGCACCCCGGTACGCTCGATCCGCGACAGGATGGGGACCAGCGGCATCTCGATGGAACGATACAGATGGGCCAGCGAGGGGGTCGCCTCCAGCCGGGGCCAGAAGGCCCGATGTAGCCGCAGCGTGATGTCGGCGTCCTCGGCGGCATAGTGGCCGGCCTGCTCCAGCGGGATCTGATCGAAGCTGAGCTGCTTGACTCCCTTGCCCGCGATGTCCTCGAAATGCACCGTGTCGTAGTCCAGATATTTCTTGGCTAGCGCGTCCATGTTGTGCCGGGTGGCGGTGCTGTCGAGCACATAGCTTTCGAGCATGGTGTCGTGGGCGATGCCGCGCAGTTCGATGCCATGACGGGCCAGTACGCTCATGTCGAACTTGAGATTCTGACCAACCTTGGAGCGGCTGGCGTCCTCCAGCAGCGGTTTCAATCGGGCTAGAACCCGGTCGCGGTCGAGCTGATCCGGGGCGCCGGGATAGGCGTGGGCGACCGGAACATAGGCCGCCTGGCCGGGCTCGATGGCGAAGGACAGACCCACCAGGTCGGCGCGCATGTAGTCGAGACCGGTGGTTTCGGTATCGAACGCAAACAGCGCGGCCGACTCCAGGCGCCGCATCCAGATCTCGAAGGCGTCCGGGGTGAGGATCAGATCATAGTCGACGTGGGGCAGGGCCGCCGGGGGCACTGGCTCTGGCGCTGGCGGTGTGTCGGCCTGCTGGGCGATTCCGTCGAGGGTCGCGAGCAGACGGCGCGATTCGAAGCGTTCGTACCAGCCGCGCAGGGTTTCCACGTCGGGCGGGGTTCGGCGCAGATCCGTGGGGCCATACTCAAGCGCGACATCGCGCTTGATGGTGGTGAGCTGGCGCGACAGCGGTAACTGGTCGAGCGCCGCGCGCAGGTTTTCCCCGATCTTACCCTTGATCGTCCCCGCGTTGGCGATCACGCCCTCCAGTCCGCCGTATTCGGCGATCCACTTCACGGCGGTCTTTTCGCCGCACTTCGGCACGCCGGGCACATTGTCGGCGCTGTCGCCCATCAGGCTCAGATAATCGACGATGCGCTCGGGCGGGACGCCAAATTTCTCCCGCACCCCGGCCGGGTCCAGCAGAGTATCGGTCATGGTATTGACCAAGGTGACATGCTCGTCAACGAGTTGCGCCATGTCCTTGTCGCCAGTCGAGATCAGGGTCGGGATGCCCATGGCGGCTGCCTGGGTGGCGAGCGTACCGATGACGTCATCGGCCTCGACCTCCGGAATCACCAGCAGCGGCAGACCCATCGCCCGAATGACTTCCTGTAATGGTTGGATCTGTTCGCGCAGATCCTCCGGCATCGGCGGGCGATGCGCCTTGTACGCGGGATAAAGATCGTTGCGAAAGCTCTTGCCGGCGGCGTCGAAGACCACCCCGAGATATTCCGGCCGATGTTCCTCGATCAGTTTGCGCAGCATGTTGAGCACGCCCAGCAGGGCGCCGGTCGGCTCGCCCCTGGAGTTGGTCAGCTTGGGCAGCGCGTGATAGGCGCGAAACAGATAGCCGGAGGCGTCGACCAGGATCAGGGGGTATTTGGGTGGCATGTGGCGTCTCGATCGGATAGGGCGTCCCGCTGGGGACGAATGCCCGAACGTTAGCACAAGCCGCGTTCTCTTCGACCTCGACCCGTCGACGGCGGAGTCTTGGACGTTGTCAAATTTACTTGACATTATTTTCTGTCAGTCTATCCTGACACGTAGGATCACTTGCGAATACTAGTAAGTCCACTGATAGACCTCCTGATTCAACTAGGTCTTTCCATTGGACCTGATCCGACGGCGACTTTCTCCGCTGGTTGCTCACGGCAACCGGGAAGGGAGTCAGGGCGATGTCATCAAAGTGGGAGGCCAGCACATGGCTGAGCAGCAGAAAAGCAGTATTTCGAGCATTTCGGGGCTTACCGAGGCACAAGCAAAAGAATTTCATGCACAGTTCAAGGTGACCTATACCGCGTTTGTCGGTTTGGCTGGCGCCGTTCATCTGTTCATTCTCGCGGCGAAACCCTGGTTTTGAACCCCGGTTCCAATCATTCGGCATTTAAGAGGATCTACTAATGGAATTCATGGGTTACAAACCGCTTGAGCAAGATTACCGGTTCTGGATGGTCGTCAATCCCGGCACTTGGCTAATCCCGATTCTGATGGTTGTTTTGGGGATTGCGCTGCTGGTGCACATGTACGCATTTTCCCTGCCGGGTCAGGGATTCAGCGCCAAGGCAGAAGCGGCTCCGGTGGTCGAAGCGGCTCCGGCTGTCGAAGCGGCGCCGGTTGCGGCTCCCGCGCAGTGAATTGAGAGGGTTGTGACGGGCTCCGTCATGACTGGGTAACCGCTTTATGTAATCAAATGAAGCGATTGAATGAAGCGGTATTGTCATTAATCCCTGAAGGGAAGGTGAATCAATGTCCTCGCTATCCGGCTTGACCGAACAACAAGCAAAAGAGTTCCACGAGCAGTTCAAGATTACCTATACCGCCTTTGTTGGCCTTGCGGCCCTGGCGCACATGATGGTGCTTGCCGCGAATCCCTGGTTTTAATCCTGACCACCTGACGAGAACAAGACAATGAGCGAAATCGCAAAGCCCAAGAATCCCGATGACGATTGGAAAATCTGGCTGGTGGTGAATCCGTCGACCTGGTTAATGCCGATCCTGTTTGCCGTGCTGCTGATCGTGCTGACCGTGCATATCACCGTCCTGAACCTTGGTTGGTTTACCTGGGGCTGAGGCTGTTCGGGGACTGCGGCCGCCGACTGGCTGGCGGCAGTCCCATGAAGGTCGCGTGATGAGCATTGATCGCCGTTTCGGCCTAATCCGATCTACTCGGCCAGAGCGGATTCAGGCATCGCCGTTGCGTTGACGGCCCGCGGGGTGCATCGTGACCTCGTATGCGTTCTGCGAAATTTCAACGTCGATGGTCGGAATGGCGATCAATGCTTTTTAACGTCGCGGCGAGTGTCGTTGCGCGGAGTGGCCGTCTCATACATCAATGAAGCGGTATTTTCATGAGTCCTTAAGTGGGGAATAAGTCGATGAATGGCTTAACTGAACAGCAAGCAAAAGAGTTCCATGCACAGTTCAAGATTACCTATACCGCCTTTGTTGGCCTTGCGGCCCTGGCGCACATGATGGTGCTTGCCGCGAACCCTTGGTTTTAATCCTGACCACCTAACGAGATCAAGACAATGAGCGAAATCGCAAAGCCGAAGAACCCCGATGACGATTGGAAAATCTGGCTGGTGGTCAATCCGTCGACCTGGTTGATGCCGATCCTGTTTGCCGTGCTGCTGATCGTGCTGACCGTGCACATCACCGTCCTGAACCTTGGTTGGTTTACCTGGGGCTGAGGATGTTGCAGGGACTGTGGTCGCCACGGCGGCGGCAGTCCCAAGAGATTGTTGCGTCATCGTCTCCCTGGTCAGCGGTGATCGTCCGTCGCGATCCCGTGTCAGTGGGTCACGGCCATTCAGTTAAGCCGTTCATGGTTCGAGGGCCTCACCACGAACGGCTTAACTGAATGGCCATGGCCTCACCACGAACGGTTTAACTGAATGGCCGTGGTGTCAGTGGGGCCGTTCGCGATCTGTCTATCGACCTGGTGAAACGACACTCAAATTCCCATGAAAGAGCCCCTTTTCATCCGCCCCCTGAGTGCCGAGGAGCGGCAGACCCTGGAAGCCGGCCTTTGCGCATCCGATTCCTTCATCCGGCGCCGCTGCCAGATTCTGCTGTCCAATGCCGATGGTCATACGGCCCCGAAACTTTCCGTCATGCTCGGTTGCGCCTCGGAAACCGCGCGTAGTGCCCTGCGCGCCTTTGCTGTCGAGGGGCTGGAATGTCTCAACGCGAAGTCGCGCCGCCCCAAGAATCTCCACCGTCCCTTGCTGGAGGGCGAGCAAGCCGAGCAACTCCGTGCGTTACTCCACTTTCATCCGCGGGAGTTTGGCAAATCGGCCAATCTCTGGACCCTGTCCTTGATCGCTGAAGTTGCCTTCGAGCGTGGCCTGACTGGACGGTTGTTGTGCATTGAAGCGATTCGGCAGGTGTTGAAGCGGCTGGGAGTCGACTGGAAGCAGGCCAAACACTGGTCTGCCAACCCCTTCTTGCGCGATGCGCGTCGAGAAGCGCCGCAGTCTGCTGTCCGTGCGGGTGGCGACAACGCCGGAATTCCCGCCGTTGCCTGGCGAGTGTAAAAAACTTGACATCCTGGCATGTCAAGCTAATCTGACACGTAATATCACGTATCTATCCTGTTTTATTGACTGGCGTAGACTCGTTATTTCGGTAGTGCGTGATCGGTCGGCGGCGTTTGCGAAGTGCGGTCGAGGCGGCTCCGATCATGTGTTTTTGGTTGTGGCGAGTTCCGTCATGACTTTTGGTCGTTGTTTCATCCATGAAGCAGCGTGTCATCAATTCCCGATGGGGAGATCCTTCGATGAATGGCTTAACCGAACAGCAGGCGAAAGAGTTCCACGAGCAGTTCAAGATTACCTATACCGCCTTTGTTGGCCTTGCGGCCCTGGCGCACATGATGGTGCTTGCCGCGAACCCTTGGTTTTAATCCTGACCACCTAAC is part of the Thiocystis violascens DSM 198 genome and encodes:
- the polA gene encoding DNA polymerase I — translated: MPPKYPLILVDASGYLFRAYHALPKLTNSRGEPTGALLGVLNMLRKLIEEHRPEYLGVVFDAAGKSFRNDLYPAYKAHRPPMPEDLREQIQPLQEVIRAMGLPLLVIPEVEADDVIGTLATQAAAMGIPTLISTGDKDMAQLVDEHVTLVNTMTDTLLDPAGVREKFGVPPERIVDYLSLMGDSADNVPGVPKCGEKTAVKWIAEYGGLEGVIANAGTIKGKIGENLRAALDQLPLSRQLTTIKRDVALEYGPTDLRRTPPDVETLRGWYERFESRRLLATLDGIAQQADTPPAPEPVPPAALPHVDYDLILTPDAFEIWMRRLESAALFAFDTETTGLDYMRADLVGLSFAIEPGQAAYVPVAHAYPGAPDQLDRDRVLARLKPLLEDASRSKVGQNLKFDMSVLARHGIELRGIAHDTMLESYVLDSTATRHNMDALAKKYLDYDTVHFEDIAGKGVKQLSFDQIPLEQAGHYAAEDADITLRLHRAFWPRLEATPSLAHLYRSIEMPLVPILSRIERTGVRIDSGLLARQSQDLGRRIAELETQAYASARHPFNIGSPKQIGAIFFEELGLPVVAKTPKGAPSTSEDVLERLAADGHELPGLILQHRSLSKLKSTYTDKLPQMVNPETGRVHTSYHQAVAATGRLSSSDPNLQNIPIRTEEGRLIRRAFIAEPGYRMLAADYSQIELRIMAHLSGDERLLNAFVTGQDIHRATAAEILGLAPESVTSEQRRSAKAINFGLIYGMSAFGLARQLGIERGAAQEYVDRYFARYPGVRAFMDRIRAQAREDRYVETLFGRRLYLADIGHSNQGRRAGAERTAINAPMQGTAADIIKRAMIALDQWIQSERPPVRMIMQVHDELVFEVAEDAVEIASVRIRSAMESAAELAVPLIVDIGVGENWDEAH
- a CDS encoding light-harvesting protein, with translation MAEQQKSSISSISGLTEAQAKEFHAQFKVTYTAFVGLAGAVHLFILAAKPWF
- the pufA gene encoding light-harvesting antenna LH1, alpha subunit; translated protein: MEFMGYKPLEQDYRFWMVVNPGTWLIPILMVVLGIALLVHMYAFSLPGQGFSAKAEAAPVVEAAPAVEAAPVAAPAQ
- the pufB gene encoding light-harvesting antenna LH1, beta subunit, which translates into the protein MSSLSGLTEQQAKEFHEQFKITYTAFVGLAALAHMMVLAANPWF
- the pufA gene encoding light-harvesting antenna LH1, alpha subunit encodes the protein MSEIAKPKNPDDDWKIWLVVNPSTWLMPILFAVLLIVLTVHITVLNLGWFTWG
- the pufB gene encoding light-harvesting antenna LH1, beta subunit, encoding MNGLTEQQAKEFHAQFKITYTAFVGLAALAHMMVLAANPWF
- the pufA gene encoding light-harvesting antenna LH1, alpha subunit encodes the protein MSEIAKPKNPDDDWKIWLVVNPSTWLMPILFAVLLIVLTVHITVLNLGWFTWG
- a CDS encoding helix-turn-helix domain-containing protein encodes the protein MKEPLFIRPLSAEERQTLEAGLCASDSFIRRRCQILLSNADGHTAPKLSVMLGCASETARSALRAFAVEGLECLNAKSRRPKNLHRPLLEGEQAEQLRALLHFHPREFGKSANLWTLSLIAEVAFERGLTGRLLCIEAIRQVLKRLGVDWKQAKHWSANPFLRDARREAPQSAVRAGGDNAGIPAVAWRV
- the pufB gene encoding light-harvesting antenna LH1, beta subunit, which encodes MNGLTEQQAKEFHEQFKITYTAFVGLAALAHMMVLAANPWF